The following coding sequences lie in one Komagataeibacter sucrofermentans DSM 15973 genomic window:
- a CDS encoding S1C family serine protease codes for MALPLFSDNMLHHERILPSPGMTWIATARPAARMLPILLLGMTGAGTEALAQDVAAPAPTVPASASLFAPPVPPVVQTGPLTFAPLVRQVGPAVVNIAVSQAQDSHQAATRQPLPPSVKGTPFEHKFRERMRAHGEEMLGAGSGFLIDPGGVIVTNAHVVGGADQITVSLSDGTEFPARLVGSDDLTDIAVIQIHAPHPMPFVPWGDSRLVNIGDWIMAAGNPFGLGSSVTAGIVSARGRDIGTSPFDDFFQIDAPINPGNSGGPSFNLGGQVVAVNTAIVSPTGGSVGIGFGLPSEIVAPIVEELRHNGHIDRGWLGVTLADGAGHGGVQIVGIDRDGPAMKAHLRIGDVITAVNDEPIDTARMLIRSIAAKRPASTVTLHIRRRHDTMSLEACVGHRPDEDMDD; via the coding sequence ATGGCATTGCCGCTTTTTTCAGATAACATGCTTCATCATGAACGCATTCTTCCGTCCCCCGGCATGACATGGATCGCCACGGCCCGTCCGGCTGCACGCATGCTACCGATCCTGCTGCTGGGCATGACCGGCGCGGGAACGGAGGCGCTGGCGCAGGATGTGGCGGCGCCAGCGCCCACCGTGCCTGCCAGTGCCTCGCTGTTCGCGCCCCCCGTGCCGCCGGTGGTGCAGACCGGGCCGCTGACCTTCGCGCCACTGGTGCGCCAGGTTGGCCCCGCCGTGGTGAACATCGCCGTATCGCAGGCGCAGGACAGCCATCAGGCCGCCACCCGCCAGCCCCTGCCGCCAAGCGTGAAAGGCACGCCGTTCGAGCATAAATTCCGCGAGCGCATGCGCGCCCATGGCGAGGAAATGCTGGGCGCGGGCTCGGGCTTCCTGATCGACCCCGGCGGCGTGATCGTGACCAACGCGCATGTGGTGGGGGGGGCTGACCAGATTACCGTCTCGCTCTCCGATGGCACGGAGTTCCCCGCCCGGCTTGTGGGCAGCGACGACCTGACCGATATCGCGGTCATCCAGATCCATGCGCCCCACCCCATGCCCTTCGTGCCGTGGGGCGACAGCAGGCTGGTCAATATCGGTGACTGGATCATGGCGGCAGGCAACCCGTTCGGGCTGGGCTCGAGCGTGACCGCAGGCATCGTATCGGCGCGCGGGCGCGACATTGGCACCAGCCCGTTCGATGACTTTTTCCAGATCGATGCGCCCATCAACCCCGGCAATTCCGGCGGCCCGTCCTTCAATCTGGGCGGGCAGGTGGTGGCGGTGAACACGGCCATCGTCTCGCCCACGGGTGGTTCGGTGGGCATAGGCTTTGGCCTGCCATCGGAGATCGTGGCCCCCATCGTGGAGGAACTGCGCCATAACGGGCATATAGACCGCGGCTGGCTTGGTGTTACACTGGCTGACGGCGCGGGGCATGGCGGCGTGCAGATCGTGGGAATCGACCGCGACGGCCCGGCCATGAAGGCGCATCTGCGCATTGGCGATGTCATTACGGCGGTAAATGACGAGCCGATCGACACCGCGCGCATGCTGATCCGCTCGATCGCGGCGAAGCGGCCCGCTTCCACCGTAACGCTGCATATCCGC
- the hrpB gene encoding ATP-dependent helicase HrpB, translating into MAFDPTLQNRLHALVAQNAAALPVAQALPALQAALARTSNAVLVAPPGAGKTTLVPLALLQAPWRGDGRILMLEPRRLATRAAATRMAELVNEPVGGLVGYRTRLDGARSERTRIEVITEGLLVRRLLSDPTLDGVACVIFDEIHERSVDADAALAFCLDLQRSLRPELKLVAMSATMDGAALATRMNAERVESEGRMFPVEIRHATRDLVHRRDLPDAMAATIRTAIAHDEGDVLAFLPGVAEIHRARAALAGIDADVLPLYGELPPAEQDLALTPHPAGRRRVILSTSIAETSLTVPGVRIVVDGGFRRVPRLDVGTGLTRLDTVRISRAAAQQRAGRAGRVAPGIAIRLWTEMTTRAMPPHDQPEMMEAELTGLRLDAAAWQEAMGTEPADLPFPDTPPNGAFEAGRSLLEALGALDEAGRITHEGARMAALGAHPRLAAMMLAARTPAERAMAADIAALLEERDPLRPRRPAGGSRGAPPAAPADIRLRLELIAGGDHPDADRAALSRIRHAARQYRRRLGLGRDIEATGDPAALIAAAFPDRVAQARGDVGSFRLAGGGSARLSKTDELARSTLLAVAGMHVRKAAEICLAAPLERDNLPQTLLARAKEQVETTLDTTTGSVLARRRLRLGNLVLRDRTVTASPDEVCALLCAQAAQNLAATLTWPDACRQLQARVEMARTQLDRPDLPDLSDAALATTTETWLAPWLAGVNRLSALAEMDLLAMLRATMDHASLKWLDRMLPTHLDLPGGRAAIDYLQPVPVAAARAQTFYGVTQTPRLADGRLDLRIALLSPAGRPQAITADLAGFWAGSWADMRRDMRGRYPRHDWPENPATASPPPPRPRRPS; encoded by the coding sequence ATGGCTTTCGACCCGACCTTGCAAAACCGGCTGCACGCCCTTGTGGCCCAGAACGCAGCCGCCCTGCCCGTGGCTCAGGCCCTGCCTGCCCTTCAGGCGGCGCTGGCGCGCACATCCAACGCCGTTCTGGTGGCCCCGCCGGGTGCGGGCAAGACCACGCTGGTACCGCTCGCCCTGCTACAGGCACCATGGCGGGGCGATGGGCGCATCCTCATGCTCGAGCCGCGCAGGCTGGCCACCCGCGCTGCCGCCACCCGCATGGCGGAACTGGTGAATGAGCCGGTTGGCGGGTTGGTGGGCTACCGCACCCGGCTCGATGGCGCGCGTTCGGAGCGCACGCGCATCGAGGTGATTACCGAGGGGCTGCTGGTGCGCCGCCTGCTGTCCGACCCCACGCTTGATGGCGTGGCCTGCGTGATCTTTGATGAAATCCATGAACGCTCGGTCGATGCCGATGCGGCGCTGGCCTTCTGCCTCGACCTGCAGCGCAGCCTGCGGCCGGAACTGAAGCTGGTGGCCATGTCCGCCACCATGGATGGCGCAGCACTCGCCACCCGTATGAATGCCGAGCGGGTGGAAAGCGAAGGCCGGATGTTCCCTGTGGAAATCCGCCACGCCACGCGCGACCTCGTGCACCGCCGCGACCTGCCCGATGCCATGGCCGCCACCATCCGCACCGCCATTGCGCACGATGAAGGCGACGTGCTGGCCTTCCTGCCCGGCGTGGCCGAGATCCACCGCGCCCGCGCAGCGCTTGCGGGCATCGATGCCGATGTGCTGCCGCTTTATGGCGAGCTCCCCCCCGCCGAGCAGGATCTGGCCCTCACCCCCCACCCCGCCGGGCGCAGGCGGGTGATCCTGTCCACCTCCATTGCCGAGACATCGCTCACCGTGCCGGGCGTGCGCATTGTGGTCGATGGCGGGTTCCGCCGCGTGCCCCGGCTGGATGTGGGCACCGGGCTGACCCGCCTCGATACGGTACGCATCTCGCGTGCGGCCGCGCAGCAACGCGCGGGCCGCGCAGGCCGCGTGGCGCCCGGCATCGCCATCCGGCTCTGGACCGAAATGACCACCCGCGCCATGCCGCCGCACGACCAGCCTGAAATGATGGAGGCCGAACTGACCGGCCTGCGGCTTGATGCCGCCGCGTGGCAGGAGGCGATGGGCACGGAGCCTGCCGACCTGCCCTTCCCCGACACGCCCCCCAATGGCGCGTTCGAGGCCGGGCGCAGCCTGCTTGAGGCCCTTGGCGCGCTTGATGAGGCAGGCCGCATTACCCATGAGGGCGCGCGCATGGCCGCTTTGGGCGCGCATCCCCGCCTTGCCGCCATGATGCTGGCCGCCCGCACGCCAGCCGAACGCGCCATGGCCGCCGATATCGCCGCCCTGCTGGAGGAACGCGACCCGCTGCGCCCCCGCCGCCCCGCAGGCGGCAGCCGTGGCGCGCCCCCCGCAGCGCCTGCCGATATCCGCCTGCGCCTGGAGCTGATCGCGGGCGGCGACCACCCCGATGCCGACCGGGCAGCACTCTCGCGCATCCGCCATGCCGCCCGGCAGTATCGCAGGCGGCTGGGGCTGGGCCGCGATATCGAGGCTACGGGCGATCCTGCCGCCCTGATTGCCGCCGCCTTCCCCGACCGGGTGGCGCAGGCGCGCGGCGATGTCGGCTCCTTCCGGCTGGCGGGAGGTGGCAGCGCCCGACTTTCCAAAACTGATGAACTGGCCCGCAGCACCCTGCTGGCGGTAGCGGGCATGCATGTGCGCAAGGCCGCCGAGATCTGCCTTGCCGCGCCACTGGAGCGCGACAACCTGCCGCAGACCCTGCTAGCGCGGGCGAAGGAACAGGTGGAAACCACGCTCGACACCACCACGGGCAGCGTGCTGGCGCGGCGCAGGCTGCGGCTGGGCAACCTCGTGCTGCGCGACCGCACGGTGACTGCCAGCCCCGATGAGGTCTGCGCCCTGCTCTGTGCGCAGGCGGCGCAGAACCTGGCTGCCACGCTGACGTGGCCCGATGCCTGCCGCCAGCTTCAGGCACGGGTGGAGATGGCCCGCACGCAGCTTGACCGCCCCGATCTGCCCGACCTGTCGGATGCAGCACTCGCCACCACCACCGAAACATGGCTCGCCCCGTGGCTGGCGGGGGTAAACCGCCTGTCCGCGCTGGCGGAGATGGACCTGCTGGCCATGCTGCGCGCCACCATGGACCATGCCAGCCTGAAATGGCTGGACCGCATGCTGCCCACCCATCTGGACCTGCCCGGTGGCCGCGCCGCGATCGATTACCTGCAGCCCGTGCCGGTTGCCGCCGCCCGCGCCCAGACCTTCTATGGCGTGACCCAGACCCCGCGCCTGGCCGATGGCAGGCTCGACCTGCGCATCGCCCTGCTCTCGCCCGCTGGCAGGCCACAGGCAATCACGGCGGACCTTGCCGGGTTCTGGGCGGGGTCATGGGCGGACATGCGGCGCGACATGCGCGGGCGCTACCCCCGCCACGACTGGCCCGAAAACCCGGCAACAGCCAGTCCGCCGCCACCACGCCCGCGCCGTCCGTCGTAG